A stretch of DNA from Thermotoga sp.:
TCCACTCTACCCTCGGTGTCAACGATGAGAACTCCACCTTTTCCACCGGAGGTGTAGAATGGATGACACTTTGAACACACGTCGATTCTCACATTGTCAGCCGTTGTGTAAAAAGTATGCTCTGCACCACACGCGCACTTGACTGTCACAAGCTTCATTTCCGGATGTATTCCCTTTTTCACCGAGTCCTCACCTCTCTACAGTCTGTATGTTCTCACATGCCAAATACTACCATACATGGGATCAAAAATCAAGAGGAAAGCAAAATTTAAGCCCCCAGATGGGGGCTGATTGGTCTCTTTATTCGACAACTCTCACATGTGCTGCTTGAGGACCCTTCTTGCCTTCTTGAATTTCGAACTCGACCACTTGGCCTTCCTTCAGTGTCTTAAAACCTTCCATCTCGATAGCTGACCAGTGCACAAACACGTCTCCTCCTTCGTCTTTTGTGATGAACCCGTAACCTTTCTTGGCATCAAACCACTTGACCTTTCCTCTCATACCGCATGCCTCCTTAACGAAAGATGGTACTCCTCAATCATAACACTTTGTAACCTGTCATGTCAAGTAGCTTGAAAATGGGGATTGAACATCTCACACCTTCGTGTTATAATTCTTTTCGGTGTGCCGAAAAGGGTCTTTTCAAGGGAAACAAGCCGTGTTATAATATGAAAGTGGAAGGTGGGGCCGTAGCTCAGCTGGGAGAGCGCTACCATGGCACGGTAGAGGTCGTGGGTTCAAGTCCCATCGGCTCCACCCGTGGGGGCCCCCGTAGTTCAACGGATAGAACGGCGGATTCCTAATCCGCAGATGGAGGTTCGATTCCTCCCGGGGGCACCACACCAGGAGGAGAGTGTGAGGTGGGCCGTTAGCTCAACAGGTAGAGCACCTGATTCTTAATCAGGGGGTTGCAGGTTCGAGTCCTGCACGGCCCACCAGGTTTTTTAAAAGTAAGTGGAGGCCGGCCCGGCTTCCCACCTTGGGGTAAAATCTACCAGGGTGAATATCCCTGAGAACTTCAGCTTCGAAGGGAAGCGGGCTTTTGCCCGCTATTTTTCGTGGAAGGGGGAGGCGATCGATATCGGTGTAACCATGGATCTTCTGAGGAACGAGCAAATAAAAGTTCCGAAGGTCAGAGTAGTGGACGAGAACGGAAAACAAATAGGCATCATGCTCACAAAAAAAGCGCTCGAGCTTGCAAGAGAAAGAGGATTGGACCTTGTTCTCGTTGCTCCCAACGCGGATCCACCTGTTGCCAAGATAATGGATTATGGGAAGTACAAGTACCAGCTCACCAAGAAACAAAAAGAAAGCAAGAAGAAAACCGTTCAGATGAAGCAGATGAAGTTTCGGCTGAAGATCGACGAGCATGATTACCAGACGAAGGTGAGGCACATCAGAAGATTTCTTGAAGAGGGGCACAAGGTTCGGGTGGTAGTTATGTTCATCGGTAGGGAGATGATGTTCACGGACAAAGGTAAGGAAATTCTCGATAGGGTAATCAAGGATACCGAAGACCTCGCAGTTGTTGAAAAGCCACCAAAAGTGGAAGGAAGAGACATGTGGATGGTTCTGAAACCCAAAAATTCTTAGGGGAGGTCCTGAAGATGCCCAAGGTGAAAACAAACAGGAGTGCAGCAAAAAGGTTCAGGCTGACAAGAAAGGGAAAGATTATCAGAAATCATGCGTACAAGAGTCACAAGACGAGGAAAAAGAGGAGAAGCGTCTTGAGGGCTCTGAGGAAGAAAGACGTTGTATCGAGTGCGGATAAAGATAGGATACTCAGACTGCTTGGGAAAAAGTGAGGAGGGATGAATCGTGCGCGTGAAAAGAGCTGTCCATGCAAAGAAGAAGAGAAGGAAGTTCTTGAAGGAAGCAAAGGGATATAGAGGTGCACTCAGCAGAAGATACAAGCTCGCAAAGCAGATGTACATAAGGTCCAAGTGGTACTCCTACGTTGGAAGAAAGATAAAGAAAAGAAACATGAGGAGACTCTGGATCACCAGGATCAACATAGCCGCTAGGAATGAAGGATTGAAATACAGCGAGCTCATCTATGGATTGAAACTGGCGGGCGTTTCTATAAACAGAAAGATGCTCTCTGAACTTGCTGTGAACGACCCAGAAGCGTTCAAAGAATATGTCAAGATCGCCAAAGAAGCTCTCGCTTCGTGAGGTGTCGGTGGTGGAGAAAACCAAGAAGATAGCGATCATGAGTGGAAAGGGAGGGGTCGGGAAGACAACCGTTGCGGTCAATCTCGCCGTTGCCCTAGCATCGGAGGGATATCAGGTAGGTCTTCTGGACCTCGATCTTCACGGACCCAATGTTCAAAGGATGCTTGGTGTTTCTCTTCCTCCTTCCGAGGGAGAAAAGATCGTTCCAGCAAGATACGGAGAGTCCCTCAAGGTATTCTCTCTTGCTATGATTCTTCAGGAAGGGGCTCCTGTGATCTGGAGAGGACCATTGAAGCACAAAGCAATAGAGCAGCTCACAAGGGATGTGGATTGGGGAGAAATCGATTACCTGATCTGTGACCTTCCACCGGGAACGGGCGACGAGGCGCTTTCCACCTTTCAGATAATAAAGCCCGATGCTGTGATAATTGTTTCCACTCCTCAAAAAGTAGCGGGAGACGATGTGAGAAGAGCTATGAATTTTGTGAAAAGGTTGAACGGAACGATCCTTGGAGTTGTGGAAAATATGTCTTACCTTGTGTGTCCAAAGTGTAGTGAAAGGATTTTCCTCTTCGGAAAAGGTGAAACAGAAAAACTAGCAGAGGAGTTCAACGTTCCGCTCCTTGCAAGACTACCTATGGATCCGGAGATTGCCATCCTTTCCGATGAAGGAAAACCCGCTGTAGTCTACAAGAGAGGAACAATGATAGAGGAGGAATTCAAGAAGATCGTTGAGAAAGTTCTTGCTCTGTGATCACCCTGTCTTTTCCGAGAAATTTCGCCATGTAGAGGGCCTCATCGGCCCTTTTTATAGTTTCAAACGGCGATTCACCCGGAGTGAACTCCGCAACACCGAAACTCATGGTAATATGGTGAACGTTTTCGGGATCGTCCTTTACGGCGTTCCTCAGCTTCTCCGCTACCAGCTTGGCTTCTCCCAAGGAAGTTCCAGGAAGTGCTATCACAAATTCCTCCCCTCCGTACCTTCCTACAAGATCACTTTTTCTTAGGAGCGAAAGCAGTTTCTTTCCCACCCATCTGAGAACACTATCTCCACTCATGTGACCGAACTGGTCGTTGAGTCCCTTGAAATCGTCTATATCGCACATTATCAAAGAAAGAGGCATTCTGTACCTGGTTGATCTGTACGCCTCTTCTTCGAGTCGCTCCATGAAGTACCATCTGGAGAAAACTCCCGTGAGCAGATCTTTTATGCTTCTGTCCCTGTATAAACGTTCCCTGAGCACCACGGTAAGGGTGTGACCGAACCATTCGAGTGTCTCCACAAGCTCCCAGGCTGATTTTTCATCACACTCCAGGTTGGTATCGATGTAGATCATCGTATCGTGTTTCATGTCTAGATTGAAGGACATGAGTGCTCTGAAGGGAGATATCTCAAGAAAATCCTTTCCGTCAGGAACACTTGAGAAAGAGGAGTTGAATTCTTCTATCGTCTTTCCAGTGCGTCTTTCCACTATCTTGAGAGAGAAAACTTCATACGGTATCACCTCTGAGAGCTTCGCAGCAACGAGTTCCATCATCTCGGAGAAGTCTTTGTCTGGTTCTATAAAGCTTATGAAAAGGTAGTGTGGTATTCTGTTTTCTACGGAGAAAGTTCCCAGATTTGTTTCCAGTTTCAATGAAACCTCTTTCAATCCTATTGCGTTGTAGATCAGAACGGCCTTCTTCAGAAACCTTTTTGCTCTGAAGTTTAGATCCAGCGCATTGTAAAATCTGTAGAGGCTTTCATAAACCAGTGCCAGTGTGAGGTCGGAGGCATTTTCTACATTTTCTTTTTCCAGCTCCAGAGCAAATTCCTCGAAGCTCTCTGGATCCAGTTTTGCAAGTCTTTCTGCAAAGACGTAGGCTATTTCTTCGTTAAAAAACTTCCTGGGTTGTTCAATTGCTTTTTTCCACGACTTCAAAAACTCGGTGTCGTTCTCGGCGAGTACCATCTCCCTTAAAAATTCAAAACCGAACCTTTCGAACTCCGGCTCTTCTTTTTTCAAGAGAGATCTTGCACCTTCGAAATCTCCTGCGAAGAGATAGTTTATCACAAGACCTCGAAGGGCCCGCCTTTCGATGTGGTTTCTTTCCTCCAAATCGAGTTCGAACTTGAAAATTTTCTCCGCGTTTTGATAGTCTTTTCTATGAAGATGGTAAAGTCCCTCCAGAAAATAGGTGTAAGAGAGAATGGTTACATTTCCAAAGAGCTGCGATTGTTTTCTAAGGCGGTTCAGTTGAGTAAGAAAAGCTGAAATTTTTCCTTCGTAAAGGAGATTCCATGTCAGATTGCTCTCATCAACAATGGCAAGAGATGGATCTATCTTTTTTGAGATCTCAAGCGAGCGGTTGAAGTAATAGTTGCTCATTGCCCTGGTCCTTGATAGAGCACCAAGGGCCCTATACCCAGATACCTCCACATCCAGGAACTTTTCTCGGGTTGCAATGTGCATAGCATTTCTCAGAAGCTCGCGGTTTTCACTCGCAACGAACAGTTCATACAGCAGAACGGCTTTCAGATAACGACGTTCTTTCGTTGAAAA
This window harbors:
- the rpmE gene encoding 50S ribosomal protein L31, which gives rise to MKKGIHPEMKLVTVKCACGAEHTFYTTADNVRIDVCSKCHPFYTSGGKGGVLIVDTEGRVEKFRKKYGDNY
- a CDS encoding cold-shock protein, with product MRGKVKWFDAKKGYGFITKDEGGDVFVHWSAIEMEGFKTLKEGQVVEFEIQEGKKGPQAAHVRVVE
- the infC gene encoding translation initiation factor IF-3, with translation MDLLRNEQIKVPKVRVVDENGKQIGIMLTKKALELARERGLDLVLVAPNADPPVAKIMDYGKYKYQLTKKQKESKKKTVQMKQMKFRLKIDEHDYQTKVRHIRRFLEEGHKVRVVVMFIGREMMFTDKGKEILDRVIKDTEDLAVVEKPPKVEGRDMWMVLKPKNS
- the rpmI gene encoding 50S ribosomal protein L35, which translates into the protein MPKVKTNRSAAKRFRLTRKGKIIRNHAYKSHKTRKKRRSVLRALRKKDVVSSADKDRILRLLGKK
- the rplT gene encoding 50S ribosomal protein L20 — protein: MRVKRAVHAKKKRRKFLKEAKGYRGALSRRYKLAKQMYIRSKWYSYVGRKIKKRNMRRLWITRINIAARNEGLKYSELIYGLKLAGVSINRKMLSELAVNDPEAFKEYVKIAKEALAS
- a CDS encoding Mrp/NBP35 family ATP-binding protein, with translation MEKTKKIAIMSGKGGVGKTTVAVNLAVALASEGYQVGLLDLDLHGPNVQRMLGVSLPPSEGEKIVPARYGESLKVFSLAMILQEGAPVIWRGPLKHKAIEQLTRDVDWGEIDYLICDLPPGTGDEALSTFQIIKPDAVIIVSTPQKVAGDDVRRAMNFVKRLNGTILGVVENMSYLVCPKCSERIFLFGKGETEKLAEEFNVPLLARLPMDPEIAILSDEGKPAVVYKRGTMIEEEFKKIVEKVLAL
- a CDS encoding diguanylate cyclase → MKVKGLLRETYWGDEFLIEEDGEDKVLKIVKIPIDRHFFFNEYSKLKRLQIPNILIPAKVRISGEKYLFFYPYYQHLKPLESLNKKISRQLLKLFTFLSKAGVIVPVLGLDDILLGEGVFLVPSFISDPPQGAGGVVFAREKTPQATRQVCYQFLKHHGVNQLDYESDLSIPLFTEARFPYIHREVEEKIKRDIDHATRFPLLILITGEQRVGKTKMASVLADDLREKGFLVHQTFSLVDLKMWYNVSDELDLLTKLEDGQEKVILIDDLSDGLDLFPFMEELSTISTSTKIIVLATSTKTYNFFHKIYRLSPFTLKETQALLERSLGKISDSQVKLIYSLSRGLPGYMVEILKVLNRTDLKSNILDVFKPLLQALDSPGIRDLSVLGQKFTGIEIQALQEITGEDFSEVIEKAIDSGIIVVEAGHYRFTLKEFWDYYYRKVSDERKNLLHEQLFKKLPEDLAVKHALSIEDVKTRAIQILRYVRNHFWEYEKTKLMIEYLERLGKSLGKTHYSIESLKMKLLFRMDPFRIEKEDFKSSWIARLKELAGNPERIFEKSEHLSYRDLYSLAIVSRSYRRSGKRVPQKLLKLIEKELEKKNFSTKERRYLKAVLLYELFVASENRELLRNAMHIATREKFLDVEVSGYRALGALSRTRAMSNYYFNRSLEISKKIDPSLAIVDESNLTWNLLYEGKISAFLTQLNRLRKQSQLFGNVTILSYTYFLEGLYHLHRKDYQNAEKIFKFELDLEERNHIERRALRGLVINYLFAGDFEGARSLLKKEEPEFERFGFEFLREMVLAENDTEFLKSWKKAIEQPRKFFNEEIAYVFAERLAKLDPESFEEFALELEKENVENASDLTLALVYESLYRFYNALDLNFRAKRFLKKAVLIYNAIGLKEVSLKLETNLGTFSVENRIPHYLFISFIEPDKDFSEMMELVAAKLSEVIPYEVFSLKIVERRTGKTIEEFNSSFSSVPDGKDFLEISPFRALMSFNLDMKHDTMIYIDTNLECDEKSAWELVETLEWFGHTLTVVLRERLYRDRSIKDLLTGVFSRWYFMERLEEEAYRSTRYRMPLSLIMCDIDDFKGLNDQFGHMSGDSVLRWVGKKLLSLLRKSDLVGRYGGEEFVIALPGTSLGEAKLVAEKLRNAVKDDPENVHHITMSFGVAEFTPGESPFETIKRADEALYMAKFLGKDRVITEQELSQRSS